In uncultured Draconibacterium sp., one genomic interval encodes:
- a CDS encoding HesA/MoeB/ThiF family protein, with protein sequence MKELNNEDLTRFTRHFSLSEIGLTGQLKLKNAHVLVIGAGGLGSPLLVYLAAAGVGNIGIVDDDVVSTSNLQRQILYTSAEVGQKKVEIAAQKIKALYPEIEVQPFDTKLDESNAEELFQQYDVIADCTDNYKTRQLIGLKSAALNKPLAFASVLNYEGQISVFNYQNGPVYTNLFPTTPKDGIYKEDDIGLLGVLPGITGTLQANEIIKIITGYGKVISGKLLVFNIRDNRFNLFRF encoded by the coding sequence ATGAAAGAACTGAATAATGAAGATCTGACACGGTTTACACGTCATTTTTCCTTATCGGAAATTGGCCTTACCGGTCAGCTAAAACTGAAAAATGCACATGTGCTGGTAATAGGTGCCGGCGGACTGGGAAGTCCGTTGCTGGTGTACCTGGCGGCTGCCGGTGTTGGCAACATCGGCATTGTTGATGATGATGTGGTGAGCACCTCGAATCTGCAACGACAAATACTTTATACCTCTGCAGAAGTAGGGCAAAAAAAGGTGGAGATCGCTGCTCAAAAGATAAAGGCCTTGTACCCGGAAATTGAGGTTCAGCCATTTGATACAAAACTAGATGAATCAAATGCGGAAGAGCTTTTTCAACAATACGATGTGATTGCCGACTGCACCGATAATTATAAAACCCGGCAGCTGATCGGCTTAAAATCGGCAGCTTTAAATAAGCCTCTGGCTTTTGCTTCGGTGCTAAATTACGAGGGGCAAATAAGTGTATTTAATTATCAGAACGGACCTGTTTATACCAATCTGTTTCCAACAACCCCAAAAGACGGAATTTACAAGGAAGATGACATTGGCCTTTTAGGTGTTTTGCCCGGAATAACCGGAACGCTGCAGGCTAATGAAATCATAAAGATAATAACCGGTTACGGTAAAGTAATTAGCGGAAAACTATTGGTGTTTAATATCCGTGATAACCGGTTTAATTTGTTTCGGTTTTGA
- a CDS encoding molybdenum cofactor biosynthesis protein MoaE: MKHIQNTEISYSELFENFRHPHSGAVVLFSGEVRDNNKGRAVTHLEYEAYAPMANKMISEILEEAKSRFKLNQAACVHRVGRVEISGCAVVVITGSGHRKEAYDANRYIIDRVKNEVPIWKHEFFADGTSEWGQNCDCVSDDHHHHHNNHHYERTE, translated from the coding sequence ATGAAGCACATTCAAAATACAGAAATCAGTTACAGCGAACTGTTTGAAAACTTCAGGCATCCGCATAGTGGTGCGGTGGTACTGTTTAGCGGCGAAGTTCGTGATAATAATAAAGGCCGGGCAGTAACACACCTGGAATATGAAGCGTACGCGCCCATGGCAAATAAAATGATTAGCGAAATTCTGGAAGAAGCCAAATCGCGCTTTAAACTGAACCAGGCCGCTTGTGTTCATCGCGTTGGTCGTGTTGAGATCAGTGGCTGTGCGGTTGTGGTAATTACCGGCTCAGGCCACCGGAAAGAAGCTTATGATGCCAACCGTTACATTATCGACCGCGTGAAAAATGAAGTGCCCATCTGGAAACATGAGTTTTTTGCTGACGGAACAAGCGAATGGGGCCAAAACTGCGATTGCGTAAGCGACGATCACCATCACCACCATAATAATCACCATTATGAAAGAACTGAATAA
- a CDS encoding MoaD/ThiS family protein codes for MNRKIICFAGLKKFFGDETSVEVAPEESYASLLEKLGELNPEAKEVLTSCRIAVNEEFVPLNETIKDQTTLFLIPPSSGG; via the coding sequence ATGAATAGAAAAATTATATGTTTTGCCGGACTCAAAAAGTTCTTTGGCGACGAAACCAGCGTTGAAGTGGCTCCGGAAGAAAGTTATGCCAGCTTACTTGAAAAGCTGGGTGAATTAAACCCGGAGGCAAAAGAGGTACTGACCAGCTGCCGGATTGCGGTGAACGAAGAATTTGTTCCGCTAAACGAAACAATAAAAGATCAAACCACATTGTTTTTAATTCCACCGTCAAGCGGAGGATAA
- a CDS encoding GTP 3',8-cyclase MoaA, with protein MLKIEDKLGRRFEKLRISLLNSCNFSCVYCVDNEFDENANLQIEENGADKPISVEEFTQLIQAVHRLTGLKSVRLTGGEPLLYSNLYPLIENIKKLGINDIRLTTNAFFLKENTEKLVNAGVNSINISVDAIDNKTFGKIIRRSDTSRVFQGIEAAIKAGLNIKLNAVIMRGKNDSQIVPLLDYATELGVKIRYLELMKMGHLYNSENGLFFPEKEILSTIQEKYEIEEMKREHASTAHYWRTSKGGIFGIIANESTPFCHDCNRLRLDSNGYFFGCLSNAHGEKLMPYIDNDQLLTEKLKGLLLLKQAVKFHGSELSMRNIGG; from the coding sequence ATGTTGAAAATTGAAGATAAGCTAGGCAGAAGATTTGAAAAGCTAAGAATAAGTCTCCTGAACTCGTGTAATTTTTCATGCGTTTATTGTGTTGATAATGAGTTTGATGAAAATGCAAACCTTCAAATTGAGGAGAACGGTGCTGACAAACCCATTTCAGTTGAAGAATTTACACAGTTAATTCAGGCAGTACACCGCTTAACGGGCCTCAAAAGCGTTCGCTTAACCGGTGGCGAACCTTTACTTTATTCCAATCTTTACCCACTTATTGAAAACATTAAAAAGCTCGGTATTAACGATATACGTTTAACCACCAACGCATTTTTCCTGAAAGAAAATACCGAAAAATTAGTAAATGCAGGCGTAAACTCAATCAACATTTCGGTGGATGCCATAGACAACAAAACCTTTGGAAAAATTATACGCCGGTCGGATACATCGCGGGTTTTCCAGGGAATTGAGGCAGCCATAAAAGCGGGGTTAAATATAAAACTGAATGCGGTTATTATGCGGGGGAAAAACGACTCACAGATTGTTCCGCTACTTGATTATGCCACAGAGTTGGGGGTTAAAATCCGCTACCTGGAGTTAATGAAAATGGGGCATTTATATAATTCGGAGAACGGACTTTTCTTTCCGGAGAAGGAGATCTTATCAACGATTCAGGAGAAATACGAGATTGAAGAGATGAAGCGTGAGCATGCATCAACAGCACATTACTGGCGCACTTCGAAAGGTGGAATTTTTGGGATAATTGCCAATGAATCGACGCCATTTTGCCACGACTGTAACCGTTTACGCTTAGATAGCAACGGCTACTTTTTTGGTTGTCTGAGCAATGCACATGGCGAAAAACTGATGCCGTATATCGATAACGACCAGCTGCTTACCGAGAAACTGAAAGGATTACTGCTGCTTAAACAAGCAGTGAAATTCCATGGCAGCGAATTATCAATGAGAAATATAGGAGGCTAA
- a CDS encoding XdhC family protein: MTHELKLLFDTLKSWQLLDKKAVFVSVVDLEGSSYRRPGVRMLISEDGEYAGAVSGGCVESEIERQAQSVFHTNKPKVITYDGRYRIGCEGVIHVLIEPAFLSGELLEAFKNQLESRKPFQMDSFFYTEVGEYNDVGSVLRINGNDYSLNPNFKDNKTGSQKCFTQTFEPLFQLFIFGAEHDAVQLSQAAKLLGWEVTVVASPEELKSCDYFPGAASLITPSFDDIDTSAIDEQTAVVLITHSFNKDVQYLMALKDINPAYIGLLGSVNRRERVISMLLEQLPDLPLEFIEQIHGPAGINIGAENASEISVSILAEILSVVRKQKPVALREKIGAIHE; the protein is encoded by the coding sequence ATGACGCACGAACTGAAACTACTGTTTGATACGTTAAAATCGTGGCAACTACTTGATAAAAAAGCTGTATTCGTTTCTGTGGTCGACCTTGAAGGTTCATCATACCGCAGGCCCGGTGTTCGAATGCTGATCAGCGAGGATGGAGAGTATGCCGGAGCCGTAAGCGGCGGTTGTGTGGAAAGCGAGATAGAGCGCCAGGCACAAAGTGTTTTCCATACCAACAAGCCAAAAGTTATTACTTACGATGGCCGGTACCGGATTGGCTGCGAGGGTGTTATTCACGTGTTGATTGAACCTGCTTTTCTTTCCGGGGAACTTCTGGAAGCTTTTAAAAATCAGTTGGAAAGCAGAAAGCCGTTTCAGATGGATTCGTTTTTTTATACCGAAGTGGGCGAGTATAATGATGTAGGTTCGGTACTTCGTATTAACGGTAATGACTATTCGCTTAATCCCAATTTTAAGGATAATAAAACCGGAAGTCAAAAGTGTTTCACTCAGACTTTCGAGCCTTTATTTCAGCTCTTTATTTTTGGTGCTGAGCATGATGCCGTTCAGCTAAGTCAGGCCGCAAAATTACTGGGGTGGGAGGTAACAGTGGTCGCTTCTCCGGAGGAATTGAAATCATGCGATTATTTTCCGGGGGCAGCATCATTGATCACTCCGTCGTTTGATGATATCGATACTTCAGCCATTGATGAACAAACAGCAGTGGTTTTAATAACACACAGTTTTAATAAGGATGTTCAGTATTTAATGGCTTTAAAAGATATCAACCCGGCATACATTGGTTTGCTGGGATCGGTAAATCGTAGGGAGCGTGTAATTTCGATGTTACTGGAACAGCTTCCTGATCTCCCGCTGGAGTTTATTGAGCAGATTCATGGTCCGGCCGGTATTAATATTGGTGCTGAGAACGCTTCCGAGATATCGGTTTCTATTCTTGCTGAAATTTTAAGTGTGGTAAGGAAACAAAAGCCTGTGGCTTTGCGCGAAAAAATCGGTGCAATTCATGAATAA
- a CDS encoding nucleotidyltransferase family protein: MNNIPIVLLAAGASSRMGQPKPLLPWAEQTLIEHQVNTLTATGQSVVVVLGNQAENISPILNGLPVKFIINENWEQGMGTSIAKGVKLVEQQFPACNGVLITLIDQPLITTDHLTTLLGNFEAGKQQIIVSQAKSGWQGVPVIFDRFYFNELAKLSGKQGAKAVFRNFMHQVKTIRCGDSLEDMDTPEQYIKLRNNQ, from the coding sequence ATGAATAACATTCCAATAGTATTGCTGGCAGCAGGAGCTTCCTCAAGAATGGGGCAGCCCAAACCATTGTTGCCGTGGGCGGAACAAACACTAATCGAGCATCAGGTAAACACTTTAACCGCAACAGGTCAGTCAGTGGTAGTGGTTTTAGGAAATCAGGCTGAAAATATTAGCCCAATTCTTAACGGTCTTCCTGTAAAGTTCATCATAAATGAAAATTGGGAACAAGGTATGGGAACTTCCATTGCTAAGGGAGTTAAACTCGTAGAACAACAGTTCCCTGCCTGTAATGGAGTGTTGATTACTTTGATCGACCAACCGTTGATTACAACTGATCATTTAACTACGCTGCTTGGTAATTTCGAAGCGGGTAAACAGCAAATTATCGTATCACAAGCCAAATCGGGATGGCAGGGGGTTCCTGTAATATTCGACCGGTTTTACTTCAATGAACTCGCTAAACTGAGTGGGAAGCAAGGTGCAAAAGCAGTTTTTAGGAATTTTATGCATCAGGTAAAAACAATTCGGTGCGGAGATAGTTTAGAAGACATGGATACTCCGGAACAGTACATAAAACTCCGGAACAATCAATAG
- a CDS encoding 16S rRNA (uracil(1498)-N(3))-methyltransferase gives MQLFYVPDISGAEVILNETESKHAIRVLRLKEGDDIELVDGKGGFYKAKIQNANPKKCQLIIIDSQTEFGKKDFHLHIAIAPTKNIDRTEWFLEKCTEIGIDEVTPLLSEHSERKVIKPERLEKILVSAMKQSVKAYLPKLNELTKLSDLLTQATETKKFIAHCNEGEKPHLKNVVKPGDNVLILIGPEGDFSPEEVDLALENGFEAISLGNARLRTETAGVVACHIVNLAND, from the coding sequence ATGCAGTTATTTTATGTTCCGGATATTTCAGGTGCCGAAGTTATTTTAAACGAAACCGAATCGAAACACGCCATTCGTGTACTTCGCTTAAAAGAAGGCGACGATATTGAACTGGTAGATGGGAAAGGTGGTTTCTACAAAGCAAAAATTCAGAATGCCAATCCCAAAAAATGCCAACTCATTATTATTGATTCGCAAACTGAATTTGGCAAAAAGGATTTTCATTTACACATTGCCATTGCACCTACCAAAAATATCGACCGCACAGAATGGTTTCTGGAGAAATGCACCGAAATCGGCATCGATGAAGTCACTCCTCTCCTTTCGGAACATTCGGAACGCAAAGTGATAAAACCCGAGCGTTTGGAAAAGATACTGGTTTCGGCCATGAAACAATCGGTTAAGGCTTACCTGCCGAAACTCAATGAGTTGACAAAACTTTCCGACCTCTTGACACAAGCTACAGAAACAAAAAAATTTATTGCTCATTGCAACGAAGGCGAAAAACCTCATCTAAAAAACGTGGTAAAACCCGGCGACAACGTGCTGATTCTGATTGGCCCGGAAGGTGATTTTAGTCCTGAGGAAGTTGACCTTGCTTTGGAAAATGGATTTGAAGCCATCTCATTGGGGAATGCCCGCCTGCGAACAGAAACAGCTGGTGTAGTTGCCTGCCATATTGTAAACCTGGCCAACGACTAA
- a CDS encoding cytochrome d ubiquinol oxidase subunit II — protein sequence MAEANLIILVICLMLYVLLGGADFGGGILELLSRGKASKIVSRAIAPVWEANHVWLILVVVILFVGFPTVYSTVLTALHIPVLLVLLGIIARGSAFTFRHYDIDEERPKAIYSAIFRYSSVFTTFFLGVTVGGLILGEITMDYQLGFYEVYIHPWLNWFSVSMGVFMVLLFAFLAGIFTVSEIDDKNYIIYFTRMTKRLLISLVVMGAIVFATAKVAGHPLLKDFINSPISVACIVIATLALPAFWYFLNKNKGNWLRLTAGLQTTLIVTGWFAIQFPVLVKTKSGDDITIQAAKAPEQVQLFLLIALIVGVLIIFPAMGYLYKTFKFSEEPE from the coding sequence ATGGCTGAAGCTAATCTCATAATACTGGTAATTTGTTTAATGCTTTACGTTTTACTTGGGGGCGCCGATTTTGGCGGCGGAATTCTCGAACTTTTGTCGAGAGGTAAAGCATCAAAAATCGTGTCGCGTGCCATTGCACCGGTTTGGGAGGCTAACCACGTATGGTTAATTCTGGTGGTAGTAATCCTGTTTGTCGGATTCCCGACTGTCTATTCAACCGTTCTTACGGCCTTGCACATTCCAGTTTTGTTGGTACTGCTTGGCATTATCGCCCGCGGGTCAGCTTTTACATTTCGCCATTACGATATTGATGAAGAACGTCCGAAAGCTATCTATTCGGCCATATTTCGCTACTCCAGTGTGTTCACCACTTTCTTTTTGGGAGTCACCGTTGGCGGACTAATACTGGGCGAAATAACGATGGATTATCAGCTTGGCTTTTACGAAGTATACATCCACCCGTGGCTAAACTGGTTTTCGGTGAGTATGGGCGTGTTTATGGTGTTGTTATTTGCCTTTCTGGCGGGTATTTTTACCGTTAGCGAAATTGATGACAAAAACTACATCATTTATTTTACACGCATGACCAAGCGCCTGCTGATCTCATTGGTGGTAATGGGAGCAATTGTGTTTGCAACGGCTAAAGTTGCCGGTCATCCGCTGTTGAAAGACTTCATCAACTCGCCCATAAGCGTAGCCTGTATTGTTATCGCTACCCTGGCACTTCCGGCATTCTGGTATTTTCTGAATAAAAATAAAGGCAACTGGTTACGATTAACTGCCGGGCTTCAAACTACGCTGATCGTTACCGGATGGTTTGCCATTCAGTTTCCGGTGTTGGTTAAAACAAAAAGTGGTGATGATATTACCATTCAGGCAGCAAAGGCACCCGAACAAGTGCAGCTATTCCTTTTAATTGCGTTGATTGTTGGTGTACTGATCATTTTTCCGGCAATGGGCTACTTGTATAAAACATTTAAGTTTAGCGAAGAGCCGGAATAG
- a CDS encoding cytochrome ubiquinol oxidase subunit I yields the protein MDEFMAARMQMAVSLGFHIVFACIGMVMPWFMFVAEWKWLRTKNPVYLDLAKAWAKGVAIFFAVGAVSGTVLSFELGMLWPTFMEHAGPIFGMPFSWEGTAFFVEAIALGLFLYGWKRLNKWVHLYTGMVVGISGVLSGIFVVSANAWMNAPAGFDWIDGQAFNIDPVKAMFNKAWFSQAHHMTIAAFSATGFAVAGVHAVLYMKNKLEIHAKAITIALAFASAAAVLQPISGDLAAKNVAKLQPAKLAAFESHFKTEEKASLIIGGIPDVENREVKYAIKLPGFLSFLAHGDFNAEVKGLEEFPEEEWPPVPITHYSFQLMVGIGMFLMLIAGLFFAGTYKWKHWLEKKWWLRMLAIATPLGFIAVEAGWIVTEVGRQPWIIYGIMKTKDSLTPMPGIQYTFYTITAVYVILTFVVTWLLSRQIQLLQSKYLKNG from the coding sequence ATGGATGAATTTATGGCCGCAAGAATGCAAATGGCCGTTTCGTTAGGATTTCACATCGTATTTGCCTGCATAGGGATGGTAATGCCGTGGTTTATGTTCGTTGCCGAGTGGAAATGGCTTCGAACAAAAAATCCGGTCTATCTTGATTTGGCAAAAGCCTGGGCAAAAGGTGTAGCAATATTTTTTGCCGTTGGTGCCGTTTCCGGTACTGTATTATCGTTTGAGCTGGGAATGTTATGGCCCACATTTATGGAGCATGCCGGGCCCATTTTTGGGATGCCCTTTTCGTGGGAAGGAACCGCTTTCTTTGTGGAAGCCATAGCGCTGGGTTTATTCCTGTACGGCTGGAAACGTCTGAACAAATGGGTTCACCTCTACACCGGAATGGTTGTAGGAATTTCCGGTGTACTTTCGGGAATTTTTGTGGTTTCGGCCAATGCCTGGATGAATGCTCCCGCAGGTTTCGACTGGATTGACGGACAAGCTTTTAATATCGATCCGGTAAAAGCGATGTTCAACAAAGCATGGTTCTCGCAGGCGCACCATATGACTATTGCAGCTTTTTCGGCAACGGGATTTGCAGTGGCCGGAGTGCATGCTGTTTTATACATGAAAAATAAGCTGGAGATTCACGCCAAAGCCATAACCATAGCACTCGCATTTGCATCGGCAGCTGCTGTTCTTCAACCCATAAGCGGTGACCTCGCAGCTAAAAATGTTGCCAAATTACAACCGGCAAAACTAGCTGCTTTCGAGTCGCATTTTAAAACCGAGGAAAAAGCGTCACTTATTATCGGCGGAATTCCTGATGTGGAAAACCGCGAAGTAAAATACGCGATTAAACTTCCCGGATTCCTGAGTTTCCTTGCGCATGGCGACTTTAACGCAGAAGTAAAAGGACTGGAAGAGTTTCCGGAAGAAGAGTGGCCACCGGTACCGATTACACATTATTCGTTTCAGTTAATGGTTGGAATAGGGATGTTTCTGATGCTGATTGCCGGCCTGTTTTTTGCCGGAACCTACAAATGGAAACACTGGCTGGAGAAGAAATGGTGGTTGCGCATGCTGGCCATCGCTACCCCGCTTGGGTTTATTGCAGTGGAAGCCGGCTGGATAGTTACCGAAGTAGGACGCCAACCCTGGATTATTTATGGCATTATGAAAACAAAAGATTCGTTAACGCCAATGCCGGGCATCCAGTATACTTTTTACACCATTACGGCGGTTTATGTCATTCTAACTTTTGTGGTTACCTGGCTGCTGAGCCGCCAAATACAACTATTACAATCAAAATATCTGAAAAATGGCTGA
- a CDS encoding histidine phosphatase family protein yields MKQVVIVRHGKAVPYGYEDDFTRDLRERGKNDAKLISQDLKKQGVVPDTIISSPAKRAFKTAMIFAENLDFKRQDIITVEDIYDGLSTDEFLELIHKLPPSSNTVFFFGHNPGFYYYVCNLLEEFYSDMPTSSTVGINFDVESWDQVEARSGKLAFHLVPRMFK; encoded by the coding sequence ATGAAACAAGTAGTAATCGTACGACATGGCAAGGCCGTACCTTACGGGTACGAAGATGATTTTACGCGCGACCTGCGTGAACGTGGTAAAAACGACGCGAAACTGATAAGTCAGGATCTGAAAAAACAAGGGGTAGTTCCGGATACCATTATTTCCAGTCCTGCCAAACGAGCGTTTAAAACGGCCATGATTTTTGCCGAAAACCTCGACTTTAAACGCCAGGACATTATTACTGTTGAAGATATATACGACGGGCTTAGCACCGACGAATTTTTGGAGCTGATACATAAGTTACCACCGAGCTCTAATACGGTATTCTTTTTTGGGCATAACCCTGGCTTTTATTACTACGTGTGCAATTTACTCGAAGAGTTTTACAGCGACATGCCAACCTCATCAACCGTTGGAATAAATTTCGATGTTGAAAGCTGGGATCAGGTAGAAGCAAGAAGCGGGAAGCTGGCATTCCATCTTGTTCCACGTATGTTTAAATAG
- a CDS encoding putative quinol monooxygenase — MITIVAKFIVNKGQESTFLKLVEELGEASRAEDGNIEYVLHKKVDDPSTYCLIEKWKDRAAIDFHNSTPHFSSTVPKIGELAEVTVDLYELV, encoded by the coding sequence ATGATTACAATTGTAGCTAAATTTATAGTAAACAAAGGACAGGAATCAACATTTTTGAAACTCGTTGAAGAATTGGGAGAAGCGTCGCGCGCCGAGGATGGAAACATTGAATATGTATTGCATAAAAAGGTAGACGATCCCTCTACTTATTGCCTGATTGAAAAATGGAAAGACCGGGCAGCGATCGATTTTCACAACAGCACTCCGCATTTTTCAAGCACCGTTCCTAAAATAGGCGAATTGGCTGAAGTTACCGTTGACCTGTACGAACTGGTATAA
- a CDS encoding metallophosphoesterase family protein, whose translation MRRIGLLSDTHGFIHERIFTFFDKVDEIWHAGDFGNIETADRLADFKPLRGVYGNIDGQDVRVVHPMHQRFKCEDVDVWMTHIGGYPGRYERYVKPDIYTNSPDLFISGHSHILKVIFDKKLNFLHMNPGAAGYKGFHKVCTALRFVIDGKEIRDLEIWELPRHEAVPRV comes from the coding sequence ATGAGACGAATTGGACTGTTATCGGACACACACGGATTTATTCACGAGCGTATTTTTACTTTTTTCGATAAGGTGGACGAGATTTGGCATGCGGGAGATTTTGGAAATATTGAAACCGCAGATCGTCTGGCTGATTTTAAACCTTTGAGAGGTGTTTACGGAAACATTGACGGACAGGATGTGCGTGTAGTTCACCCGATGCATCAGCGTTTTAAATGCGAAGATGTGGATGTTTGGATGACGCATATTGGTGGTTATCCGGGACGTTACGAACGTTACGTAAAACCGGATATTTATACCAATTCACCCGATTTGTTTATTAGCGGGCATTCGCATATTTTAAAAGTAATCTTTGATAAAAAACTCAATTTTTTGCACATGAATCCGGGAGCTGCCGGTTACAAGGGTTTTCATAAAGTATGTACTGCCTTGCGTTTTGTAATAGATGGGAAAGAAATTCGAGACCTTGAAATTTGGGAGTTACCACGCCACGAAGCGGTGCCGCGCGTATAA
- a CDS encoding phospholipase D-like domain-containing protein: MQDLFNYFVKRCDSLLENEVPKSITGRLKRLNRKDREALKKMLIEKGKELEASGHSHVISWLETSITLINEHAFHFNRVFFSPGNDIKNEIKTLLDHASQTVDLCIFTITDNELARRIISCHKRGVKVRIITDDEKMEDNGSEIAKLAGAGIPVKIDHSHYHMHNKFGIIDGKIAITGSFNWTYTATKHNQENLVATTKFEIVQQYDEEFNRLWNELFELKAGQ, from the coding sequence ATGCAAGACCTTTTTAATTACTTTGTAAAACGCTGCGACTCGTTGCTTGAAAACGAGGTGCCAAAATCGATTACCGGCAGGTTAAAAAGACTCAATCGTAAAGACAGAGAGGCATTAAAAAAGATGCTGATTGAAAAGGGAAAAGAGCTGGAAGCTTCCGGTCACAGCCATGTAATTTCGTGGTTGGAAACCAGCATTACGCTTATTAACGAGCATGCGTTTCACTTTAACCGGGTATTTTTCAGCCCGGGAAACGACATTAAAAATGAGATAAAAACACTGCTCGATCATGCTTCACAAACCGTTGACCTGTGCATTTTTACGATTACCGATAACGAACTGGCACGAAGAATTATATCCTGCCATAAACGAGGAGTGAAAGTGCGAATCATCACCGACGATGAAAAAATGGAAGATAATGGCTCAGAAATCGCCAAACTTGCCGGGGCCGGAATTCCCGTAAAAATCGATCATTCGCATTACCACATGCACAACAAATTTGGTATTATCGATGGTAAAATTGCGATAACCGGCAGCTTTAACTGGACCTACACCGCCACCAAACACAACCAGGAAAACCTGGTGGCTACCACAAAATTTGAGATCGTACAACAATACGACGAAGAATTTAACCGCCTCTGGAATGAATTATTTGAATTAAAAGCTGGGCAATAA
- the prmA gene encoding 50S ribosomal protein L11 methyltransferase, with translation MDYQKISIQITPFQEWLRDVLNAQLADIGFDSFVETETGFEAFIPATSYSKESLNTVLESFSGDFSFKVDSEFIADQNWNEEWEKNYFKPLVIGGECMIRAPFHTEYPEAKYEIVIEPNMAFGTGNHETTATIIESILQNDLGGKTILDMGCGTGILSILASMKGAKQITAIDIDKWSYEGTRENAALNKITNIDAKLGDASLLGNEKFDLIFANIHKNVLLNDMEAYFSVLNDGGTLIMSGFYTEDIKDIKTKAESLGMKDAGFVEKNNWVAHSFTKND, from the coding sequence ATGGATTACCAAAAAATAAGTATACAAATTACCCCGTTTCAGGAGTGGTTGCGCGATGTTTTAAATGCTCAGCTGGCCGACATTGGTTTTGATAGTTTTGTGGAAACCGAAACCGGATTTGAAGCGTTTATCCCGGCAACTTCTTACTCAAAAGAAAGTTTAAACACAGTTCTCGAATCGTTCTCCGGTGATTTTTCATTTAAAGTAGATTCGGAGTTTATCGCCGACCAAAACTGGAACGAAGAGTGGGAAAAGAACTATTTCAAACCGCTGGTAATCGGTGGAGAGTGTATGATCCGGGCGCCGTTTCACACGGAATATCCCGAGGCAAAATACGAAATTGTAATTGAGCCTAACATGGCTTTTGGAACCGGAAACCATGAAACTACGGCGACAATAATCGAATCAATTCTACAAAACGATTTAGGCGGAAAAACCATTTTGGACATGGGCTGTGGAACTGGTATTCTCAGCATTTTAGCTTCGATGAAAGGGGCCAAACAAATTACGGCTATCGACATTGACAAATGGTCGTACGAAGGGACGCGGGAAAATGCAGCGCTGAATAAAATCACGAACATTGATGCAAAACTGGGAGATGCCAGCCTGCTTGGAAATGAAAAGTTCGACCTGATTTTTGCCAACATCCATAAAAATGTTTTGCTAAACGACATGGAAGCATACTTCAGTGTATTGAACGATGGCGGAACGTTGATTATGAGTGGTTTTTACACCGAAGACATCAAGGATATTAAAACAAAAGCTGAAAGCCTGGGAATGAAAGATGCCGGTTTTGTGGAAAAAAATAACTGGGTAGCTCATTCGTTTACAAAAAACGATTAA